One Mycolicibacterium rufum genomic window, GTTGGCTTCTCGAGTTCGCCAAGACGGGTCGGGTGCCGGACCTGACCGCGCCCAACCTCGCCGACGGCGGCGCGGCCCCGACGTTCTTCGGCGCCTACGGCGAGTGGATGCAGACCCCGCTGCCGACGTGGGAGGACATCGCGTGGCTGCGGGAACAGTGGGGCGGGCCGTTCATGCTCAAGGGCGTGATGCGCGTCGACGACGCGCGCCGGGCCGTCGACGCCGGGGTCACCGCGATCTCGGTGTCCAACCACGGCGGCAACAACCTCGACGGTACGCCCGCACCGATCCGTGCGCTGCCCGCGATCGCCGAGGCCGTCGGCGATCAGGTCGAGATCGTGCTCGACGGCGGCATCCGGCGCGGCTCCGACGTCGTCAAGGCCGTCGCCCTCGGCGCCCGCGCCGTGATGATCGGCCGCGCCTACCTGTGGGGCCTGGCCGCGGGCGGTCAGGCCGGCGTCGAGAACGTGCTCGACATCCTGCGCGGCGGTATCGATTCCGCGCTGCTGGGGCTCGGGTTGTCCTCGATCCAGGAACTCGACGCGACGAATCTGGTTGTTCCCGAGGGGTTCCGACGCGACCTGGGGGTCTAGG contains:
- the mftD gene encoding pre-mycofactocin synthase MftD (MftD, an enzyme found in the mycofactocin biosynthesis locus, performs an oxidative deamination of 3-amino-5-[(p-hydroxyphenyl)methyl]-4,4-dimethyl-2-pyrrolidinone (AHDP). The resulting compound, now called pre-mycofactocin (PMFT), is a biologically active redox cofactor that can oxidize the non-exchangeable NADH of TIGR03971 family SDR-type oxidoreductases.), whose protein sequence is MATWFETVAEAQLRARKRLPPSVYSALVAGSEKGLTVADNISAFAELGFAPHVAGLSGKRDMATTVMGQAISLPVLISPTGVQAVHPDGEVAVARAAAARGTAIGLSSFASKPVEEVAQANPATFFQMYWTGGRDTLAARMERARRAGAVGLIITTDWSFSNGRDWGSPAIPERMDLKAMLRFAPEGIRRPRWLLEFAKTGRVPDLTAPNLADGGAAPTFFGAYGEWMQTPLPTWEDIAWLREQWGGPFMLKGVMRVDDARRAVDAGVTAISVSNHGGNNLDGTPAPIRALPAIAEAVGDQVEIVLDGGIRRGSDVVKAVALGARAVMIGRAYLWGLAAGGQAGVENVLDILRGGIDSALLGLGLSSIQELDATNLVVPEGFRRDLGV